Proteins found in one Desulfobulbaceae bacterium genomic segment:
- a CDS encoding TonB-dependent receptor, with amino-acid sequence MSGLLPSPWRRFPPLYKIPLIYLQEIFMKRSYSLLTITTLLTLALTTAISHAAGMEKPIQTAGLGHDDLGLYFDQAELTTVQTATHAPKPITQVAENITVITAQEIERWNAHSLQDVLAHVPGVLVSDAGREVANAATIHIQGSRFEDVQVYLDGVRWSDMASDYSLTNQIPVEIIERVEVIKGPASSTWGSAFGGVVNIITKDTGNSPTPSGTVTASYGEHQTHGASAQVTGQAGPVGYLLHGGLLSSDGLRDDRWLDRDTLYAKLSAPLPGQTTLTVSMGQFKPAYNYLAWHEIDFGANWDESDRLATATLTRPLGDHLHLQLYGSLLNKKTADYNEWPLSSHTLIDNYATEQKEHSGAMRLYGDLGRHALSLGAETYRNNYDEYKFEVRGPNPISQETWALYLNDTIKLGRTTLTPGLRYDSNSIANPQLCPSLGLTYQVNETTLLRALAARGFRRPVTNFKQSNFVRPPYQINPALESETVNTFQLGLENTAIPNIRWKATAFHHDSNHRWIDDPDTARNLVYINGDGVVRDGLEVELESERWHGLALIANYTFVAQETDATFDPGNSIKDPGETILANLIFDYQGPWELHCRLSGNYTWLNTWDASYNERLDTMTWDLTATKAIHLNERRRLDLFATATNLFNGSHYDHAAHINADRWLEAGLRFHF; translated from the coding sequence ATGTCCGGCCTGCTGCCGTCTCCCTGGCGCAGATTCCCCCCTCTATACAAGATACCACTTATTTATTTACAGGAGATCTTTATGAAGCGATCATACTCCCTGCTTACCATCACCACCCTTCTGACCCTCGCCCTGACCACCGCCATCTCGCACGCGGCAGGAATGGAGAAACCGATCCAGACCGCCGGCCTGGGACATGACGACCTCGGCCTCTACTTCGACCAGGCAGAGCTGACCACCGTCCAGACCGCCACCCACGCCCCCAAGCCGATCACCCAGGTGGCGGAGAACATCACTGTAATCACCGCTCAGGAGATCGAACGCTGGAATGCCCACTCCCTGCAAGACGTGCTGGCCCATGTGCCGGGGGTGCTGGTGAGCGATGCCGGTCGCGAAGTGGCCAACGCGGCGACCATCCATATCCAGGGCTCCCGTTTTGAGGATGTCCAAGTTTACCTGGACGGGGTGCGCTGGAGCGATATGGCCTCGGATTACAGCTTGACCAATCAGATCCCGGTTGAGATCATCGAGCGGGTGGAGGTGATCAAGGGGCCGGCCTCCTCGACCTGGGGCTCAGCCTTCGGCGGGGTGGTCAACATCATCACCAAAGACACCGGCAACAGCCCCACCCCCTCCGGCACCGTGACCGCCTCCTATGGCGAGCACCAGACCCACGGGGCCTCGGCCCAAGTGACGGGCCAGGCCGGACCGGTGGGCTATCTGCTCCACGGCGGACTCCTCAGCTCAGACGGCCTGCGGGACGACCGCTGGCTCGACCGCGACACCCTCTACGCCAAGCTCAGCGCCCCCCTGCCCGGCCAGACCACCCTCACCGTATCCATGGGTCAATTCAAGCCGGCCTACAATTATCTGGCCTGGCACGAGATTGATTTTGGCGCCAATTGGGACGAGTCCGACCGGCTCGCCACCGCCACCCTGACCCGGCCCCTGGGCGACCACCTCCACCTCCAGCTTTACGGCTCGCTGCTCAACAAAAAAACCGCCGACTACAATGAGTGGCCCTTGTCAAGCCACACCCTCATCGACAACTACGCCACCGAGCAAAAAGAGCACTCCGGGGCAATGCGGCTGTACGGCGACCTTGGCCGCCACGCCCTCTCCCTCGGGGCCGAGACCTACCGCAACAACTATGACGAATACAAGTTCGAGGTGCGGGGCCCAAACCCTATCAGCCAGGAGACCTGGGCGCTGTACCTCAACGACACCATCAAGCTCGGCCGGACCACCCTCACCCCTGGCCTGCGCTACGACTCAAACTCCATTGCCAATCCCCAGCTCTGCCCCAGCCTGGGCCTGACCTACCAGGTAAATGAGACCACCCTGCTGCGGGCCTTAGCGGCCCGTGGCTTTCGCCGCCCGGTCACGAACTTTAAACAATCGAACTTCGTCAGGCCCCCCTATCAAATCAATCCAGCGCTCGAGTCCGAGACCGTCAACACCTTCCAACTGGGCCTGGAAAACACCGCAATCCCCAATATCCGGTGGAAGGCCACCGCCTTCCACCACGACTCGAACCACCGCTGGATCGATGACCCGGACACCGCCAGAAACCTGGTTTACATCAATGGCGACGGGGTGGTCAGGGATGGGCTGGAGGTGGAGCTTGAGAGCGAACGTTGGCATGGCCTGGCCCTGATCGCCAACTACACCTTCGTTGCACAAGAGACCGACGCGACCTTTGATCCAGGCAACTCCATCAAAGATCCAGGTGAGACCATCCTCGCCAACCTAATCTTCGACTATCAAGGCCCCTGGGAGCTGCACTGCCGCCTCTCCGGCAACTACACCTGGCTGAACACCTGGGATGCCAGCTATAACGAACGCCTCGACACCATGACCTGGGACCTCACCGCCACCAAGGCGATCCACCTTAACGAGCGCCGCCGCCTCGACCTCTTCGCCACCGCCACCAACCTCTTTAACGGCAGCCACTATGATCATGCGGCGCACATTAACGCCGACCGCTGGCTGGAAGCCGGGTTGCGTTTTCACTTCTGA
- the gptM gene encoding putative geopeptide radical SAM maturase, whose translation MPLTHYLVTLALPGDPQQTLLYSTRKASLAALDTSIVQRLMAGETPPGPLRVQLEALGLWVSDLAADEAAMRSFLDEINHNRTKATISVILGMACNFACRYCYEGKQKESGQSMTDDTVRQSVSFITNWCRQQGKERLVLSLYGGEPLLYPKLIRRFATLLKPALAEHGIGFGFSLVSNGSLLTPQLVEEFLELGLLGAKITIDGPAASHNHLRPFKNGDPSFEAILNNLAASCQLLRVDLGGNFTQETWQHFPELLDQLTARGITPERLGRINFSAAMGVTDTLADTDFTTGCFSVNEPWHAEAVVTLRREILERGFNSAKVSTALCMMDLTDALVINHDGGLYKCPAMIGHRQFQSGDIRQGVAPDLAEIHNLGHWRHEARCRTCAYLPLCLGGCRYSAYQREGEIKQVDCQEGYFRSALPGLILQDLHYHHGERSA comes from the coding sequence ATGCCCCTCACTCACTACCTCGTCACCCTGGCCCTGCCGGGCGACCCGCAGCAGACCCTGCTCTACTCAACGCGCAAGGCCTCCTTGGCCGCCCTCGACACCTCAATCGTCCAGCGGTTAATGGCCGGCGAGACCCCGCCCGGCCCCTTGCGGGTCCAACTGGAGGCCCTTGGCCTGTGGGTGAGCGACCTGGCAGCCGATGAGGCGGCAATGCGCAGCTTTCTTGATGAGATCAACCACAACCGGACCAAGGCCACTATCTCGGTAATCCTGGGCATGGCCTGCAACTTCGCCTGCCGGTACTGTTACGAGGGCAAGCAGAAAGAAAGCGGCCAGAGCATGACCGACGACACCGTGCGCCAGAGCGTCTCCTTCATCACCAACTGGTGTCGCCAACAAGGCAAGGAGCGGCTGGTCTTAAGCCTCTACGGCGGCGAGCCCCTGCTCTACCCCAAGCTCATCCGCCGGTTCGCCACCCTGCTCAAACCCGCCTTGGCCGAACACGGTATCGGCTTCGGCTTCTCCCTGGTCAGCAACGGCTCTCTACTCACCCCTCAACTGGTTGAAGAGTTTCTCGAGTTAGGCCTCCTGGGGGCCAAGATTACCATCGACGGCCCGGCGGCCAGCCACAACCACCTGCGGCCCTTCAAGAACGGCGATCCAAGCTTCGAGGCCATCCTCAACAACCTCGCCGCCAGCTGCCAACTGCTTCGAGTCGACCTGGGCGGCAACTTCACCCAAGAGACCTGGCAGCACTTTCCTGAACTCCTGGACCAACTGACCGCCCGCGGCATCACCCCCGAACGATTGGGCAGAATAAACTTCTCCGCCGCCATGGGGGTGACCGACACCCTCGCCGACACCGATTTCACCACCGGCTGCTTCTCAGTCAACGAACCCTGGCACGCCGAGGCGGTGGTGACCCTGCGAAGAGAGATCCTGGAGCGGGGCTTCAACTCGGCCAAGGTCTCAACCGCCCTGTGCATGATGGACCTTACCGACGCCCTGGTCATCAACCACGACGGGGGGCTCTACAAGTGTCCGGCAATGATCGGCCACCGGCAGTTTCAGTCCGGCGATATCCGGCAGGGGGTCGCCCCTGATCTGGCTGAAATCCACAACTTAGGCCACTGGCGCCACGAAGCCCGCTGCCGGACCTGCGCCTACCTCCCCTTGTGCCTTGGTGGCTGCCGCTACTCGGCCTATCAGCGGGAAGGTGAGATCAAACAGGTGGACTGCCAGGAAGGGTATTTCCGCTCAGCGCTGCCCGGACTGATCCTTCAGGATCTTCACTACCACCATGGAGAGAGATCGGCGTAG